The Opitutus sp. ER46 genome contains a region encoding:
- a CDS encoding HlyD family secretion protein, which produces MSTHAPTSKSPARSRGSRLRRRILLVAGPVVLLAGGLFAYLHGGRVVTSDNAYVRADKLTVTAEIAGAVKEVSVRDNQHVTPGQVLFRLDDEPYRIAVTQARAQLSAVRLELATLRGSYRQKLAAIDEAREQAAFAQRELQRQEALSATHVAPDADVDRARHALDAATRRIAVLERDAATTLASLGGADAADEQNPRVLAAQAQLAKAERDLRHTVVVAPIAGVVANVSNLPVGRYLQPAQAAFALVATDHVWIEANLKETELTYLKSGDPVDIEVDTYPHFHWQGHVADVGPATGAEFALIPTQNASGNWVKTVQRIPVRVRLDTSDPAHPLRAGMSAEVSIDTGHLRSLHDLTQLFGADRRG; this is translated from the coding sequence ATGTCTACGCACGCTCCCACTTCCAAATCACCCGCCCGCTCGCGCGGCTCGCGCCTGCGCCGGCGGATCCTGCTCGTCGCTGGACCGGTCGTCCTGCTTGCCGGCGGACTCTTCGCCTATCTGCACGGCGGCCGCGTCGTCACCAGCGACAACGCCTACGTACGCGCCGACAAGCTCACGGTCACCGCCGAGATCGCCGGCGCGGTGAAAGAGGTCTCCGTCCGCGACAACCAGCACGTCACGCCGGGACAGGTCCTCTTCCGGCTCGACGACGAGCCCTACCGCATCGCCGTCACCCAGGCCCGCGCCCAGCTGAGCGCCGTGCGCCTCGAGCTCGCCACCCTCCGCGGCAGCTACCGCCAGAAGCTCGCCGCCATCGACGAGGCGCGCGAACAGGCCGCCTTTGCCCAGCGCGAGCTCCAGCGCCAGGAAGCCCTGAGCGCCACCCACGTCGCGCCCGACGCCGACGTCGACCGCGCCCGCCACGCGCTCGACGCCGCCACGCGCCGCATCGCTGTCCTCGAACGCGACGCCGCCACCACGCTCGCCTCCCTCGGCGGCGCGGACGCCGCCGATGAACAGAATCCCCGCGTGCTCGCCGCCCAAGCCCAGCTCGCCAAGGCCGAGCGTGACCTGCGGCACACCGTCGTCGTCGCCCCAATCGCCGGCGTCGTCGCCAACGTCAGCAATCTGCCCGTCGGCCGCTACCTCCAGCCCGCCCAGGCGGCCTTCGCCCTCGTGGCCACCGACCACGTCTGGATCGAGGCCAACCTCAAGGAGACCGAGCTCACGTATTTGAAATCCGGTGACCCGGTCGACATCGAGGTCGACACCTACCCGCATTTTCACTGGCAGGGCCACGTCGCCGACGTCGGTCCGGCCACGGGCGCGGAGTTCGCCCTGATCCCGACGCAGAACGCCTCGGGCAACTGGGTGAAGACCGTGCAGCGGATCCCCGTCCGCGTGCGCCTCGACACCTCCGATCCCGCCCACCCGCTGCGCGCGGGCATGAGCGCGGAAGTCAGCATCGACACCGGCCACCTGCGTTCGCTGCACGACCTGACGCAGCTGTTCGGCGCCGACCGTCGCGGCTGA
- a CDS encoding TetR/AcrR family transcriptional regulator — MPASIHRPASPADTRNRLIAAAARVFARQGLAGATTRAIAEEAGVNEVTLFRHFQSKDGVLAAVIGQNFGDDQPEPDVAPPATADLRADLLAHARRYEKLLKHNLPLVRTMLGEIQHRHRDQEKQVFRGIFAPVKTALLARLEAAQAAGELRPDLPSTLLADLFAGMIFTGVLRRANADHRLEYSAQRYLEAAVDLVAHGASLPATRG; from the coding sequence ATGCCTGCCTCCATCCATCGTCCTGCCTCGCCCGCCGACACCCGCAACCGGCTCATTGCCGCCGCGGCGCGGGTGTTCGCCCGCCAGGGGCTCGCAGGGGCGACAACGCGCGCGATCGCCGAGGAGGCCGGGGTCAATGAGGTCACCTTGTTCCGCCACTTTCAGTCCAAGGACGGCGTGCTGGCCGCGGTCATCGGCCAGAATTTTGGCGACGACCAGCCGGAGCCCGATGTCGCGCCGCCGGCCACGGCCGATCTGCGCGCCGACCTTTTGGCGCACGCCCGCCGCTACGAAAAGCTGCTCAAGCATAACCTGCCGCTCGTGCGCACCATGCTCGGCGAGATCCAGCACCGCCACCGCGACCAGGAAAAACAGGTCTTCCGCGGGATCTTCGCCCCGGTGAAAACCGCCCTGCTCGCCCGGCTCGAGGCGGCGCAAGCCGCCGGCGAACTCCGCCCGGACCTGCCATCCACGCTGCTGGCCGACCTGTTCGCCGGCATGATCTTCACCGGCGTGCTGCGGCGCGCGAACGCCGACCACCGTCTGGAGTACAGCGCCCAGCGTTATCTCGAGGCTGCCGTCGACCTGGTCGCACACGGCGCCTCCTTGCCGGCCACGCGCGGCTAA
- the recN gene encoding DNA repair protein RecN: protein MLQTLRIRNLALLEEVSLDFEAGFTAVTGETGAGKSILLGALSLLAGERADKTVIRQGAPACEVEASLYFESPRKIDAVLASLELPPSEDGLVILKRSLPRERAPRISVNGSLTTLAALQRLGEHWIDFHGPSEPRRLLKTNCQLELLDLFARAGAEVAAYQEQYRRWRERVAERQRITEETKLSPDQVEFLRAQLAKIEELELTDEAIDSLERDFQRMNRAQELIDLASTLSDGLAGEDGVETRVAELLRVARQLEGIDAASKPLADRLASVSVELNDLGAEFSSLGQQLQFDPEQAETITARMNTWLELKRRHGRDVAAVIAARDDMRRRLEVQGDLEGTLARLDQEIATAERAARKAAQELRARREKAAKELARTAAKGIAQLGFKKADFQVKIVPLSQLGPAGDCEVEFLFSPNVGEAALPLQRIASSGELARVMLALKTVLADLDDVPLLVFDEVDANVGGEIGRVVGEKMAGIAQNHQVLCVTHLPQVAAQATCHLVVTKDQSKDRAVVEIEAIQASRKARVSELARMLGDRTAKSAQAHAEELLGR from the coding sequence ATGCTCCAGACCCTCCGGATCCGTAATCTCGCGCTGCTTGAGGAAGTGTCGCTCGATTTCGAGGCGGGGTTCACCGCGGTGACCGGCGAGACCGGTGCGGGCAAGAGCATCCTGCTCGGGGCCTTGAGTCTGCTGGCGGGGGAGCGGGCGGACAAGACGGTCATTCGCCAGGGCGCGCCGGCCTGTGAGGTCGAGGCGTCGCTGTACTTCGAGTCGCCGCGGAAGATCGACGCCGTCCTCGCCAGCCTGGAGCTTCCGCCCTCGGAGGACGGGCTCGTGATTCTCAAACGCAGCCTCCCGCGCGAAAGGGCTCCCCGCATCAGCGTCAACGGCAGCCTCACGACCCTCGCGGCACTGCAGCGGTTGGGCGAGCACTGGATCGATTTCCACGGTCCGAGCGAGCCGCGCCGGCTGCTCAAGACGAACTGCCAGCTGGAGTTGCTGGACCTGTTTGCCCGGGCTGGCGCCGAAGTCGCGGCCTACCAGGAACAGTATCGCCGCTGGCGGGAGCGTGTCGCGGAGCGTCAGCGCATCACCGAGGAGACGAAGCTGTCGCCGGACCAGGTGGAGTTTTTGCGGGCCCAGCTCGCCAAGATCGAGGAGCTGGAGCTGACCGATGAGGCCATCGACAGCTTGGAGCGTGATTTTCAGCGGATGAATCGGGCGCAGGAGCTGATCGACCTGGCGTCGACGCTGTCCGACGGGCTGGCGGGCGAGGATGGTGTCGAAACGCGCGTGGCGGAGCTGCTCCGCGTGGCGCGCCAGCTCGAAGGCATCGACGCCGCGAGCAAGCCGCTGGCGGACCGACTCGCGTCGGTCTCGGTGGAATTGAACGACCTGGGCGCCGAGTTCTCGTCCCTGGGCCAACAGTTGCAGTTCGACCCGGAACAGGCGGAGACCATCACGGCGCGGATGAACACGTGGCTCGAACTCAAGCGGCGTCATGGCCGCGACGTGGCGGCAGTGATCGCCGCGCGCGACGACATGCGCCGCCGGCTCGAGGTGCAGGGCGATCTGGAAGGCACACTTGCACGGCTCGACCAGGAGATCGCGACGGCGGAGCGGGCGGCGCGGAAGGCGGCGCAGGAACTGCGTGCCCGCCGTGAGAAGGCGGCAAAGGAACTTGCGAGGACTGCGGCCAAGGGAATCGCGCAGCTCGGGTTCAAGAAGGCCGATTTTCAGGTGAAGATCGTGCCGCTGTCGCAGCTGGGGCCGGCGGGCGATTGCGAGGTTGAGTTTCTCTTCTCGCCCAATGTGGGTGAGGCGGCGCTCCCGCTGCAGCGGATCGCGTCCAGCGGTGAACTGGCGCGCGTGATGTTGGCGCTGAAAACCGTGCTCGCCGACCTCGACGATGTGCCTCTGCTGGTGTTCGACGAAGTCGACGCCAACGTCGGCGGTGAGATCGGCCGGGTGGTGGGGGAGAAGATGGCCGGCATCGCGCAAAATCACCAGGTCCTGTGCGTCACGCATCTGCCGCAGGTGGCAGCGCAGGCCACGTGTCATCTCGTCGTGACCAAGGACCAGTCGAAGGACCGCGCGGTGGTTGAGATCGAGGCGATCCAGGCGAGCCGCAAGGCGCGCGTCAGCGAGCTGGCCCGCATGCTCGGCGACCGTACCGCGAAGAGCGCCCAGGCGCACGCCGAGGAACTGCTCGGGCGGTGA